One Benincasa hispida cultivar B227 chromosome 5, ASM972705v1, whole genome shotgun sequence genomic window carries:
- the LOC120078804 gene encoding tubulin-folding cofactor B — protein MASQLQQIEKDESVLLQVTHANLKSFTSDVRFSLQMSVESVKEKLWKKCGTSVNSMCLELYDESGSKISDLTDNSIPLGFYSPLDGYRLHIIDLDPSSVTSGGWLEDTSLVEKFQISEEAYDKRDDTFRKFKEKLASQNPSAFESKISDNYMEEICANMKVGDRCEVEPGEKRGVVKFVGRAESLAPGFWVGVQYDEPLGKNDGMVKGIRYFDCPLLHGAMIRPDKVKVGDYPERDPFDDEEDEI, from the exons ATGGCGTCTCAATTGCAGCAGATCGAAAAGGATGAATCTGTGCTCTTGCAAGTCACCCATGCGAATCTCAAGTCCTTCACTTCTGATGTTCGCTTTTCCCTTCAG ATGAGCGTGGAGTCTGTCAAGGAAAAGTTGTGGAAAAAATGTGGTACTTCTGTGAACTCTATGTGCCTCGAACTCTATGATGAATCCGGTTCTAAAATTTCCGATTTGACGGATAATTCCATTCCCTTGGGGTTCTATTCTCCCTTAGACGG GTACCGATTGCATATTATTGATCTCGACCCCTCATCAGTTACTTCTGGTGGTTGGCTTGAAGATACCTCATTAGTGGAGAAGTTCCAGATCTCTGAAGAAGCCTATGATAAACGTGATG ACACATttagaaaatttaaagaaaaattggcATCCCAGAATCCTTCAGCGTTTGAGAGTAAA ATATCTGATAACTACATGGAAGAGATCTGTGCAAATATGAAG GTTGGTGATAGATGTGAAGTTGAACCCGGGGAGAAACGGGGTGTTGTGAAATTTGTTGGCCGGGCTGAATCGCTTGCTCCTGGTTTTTGGGTTGGAGTTCAATATGATGAACCGTTGGGTAAAAATGATGGCAT GGTAAAAGGTATCCGCTATTTTGACTGCCCTCTGCTTCATGGTGCGATGATCAGGCCTGACAAAGTGAAG GTTGGCGACTATCCTGAAAGGGACCCTTTCGACGACGAAGAAGATGAGATATGA